The segment TCTAGCTCGCGCCCGGTGAGCGCGTTCAGTTCGACCGAACGGGTGGCGCTGGGGCGCGCGCGTGCGAATTGCTCGATCAACCGCCGGGTCACGGTCGGTGCCAATAGCGCATTGCCCTCGGCGGCGATTCGCACGGCGGAAATCAGGTCGGCGGGGGGAGCGTCCTTAAGGAGAAACCCGCTCGCGCCGAGTTGCAGCGCGGTGTACACGTAGTCATCGATGTCGAAGGTGGTCAGCATGACGACCTTCGGTGCATCAGGGCGGGCGAGGATCTGCTCGGCGGCGGCCAGACCGTCCATCACCGGCATCCGCACGTCCATCAGCACCACATCGGGCCGATGTTCTCGGACGGCGCGGACTCCCGCTTCGCCGTCCGCGGCGTCGGCCACCACGCTGATATCGCCTTGAGCGTTCAGCAGCGCACCGAATCCTGCGCGCACCATCTGCTGGTCATCGACGATCACTACCCGGATGGTCACGTGTTGCCCTGCAGATCCAGTTCCCAGGCCTCGGCGTTCTCGGCGGAGGTAGGCAGCCACGCGAGCACCTCGAAGCCGCCATCGGCCGTCTGGCCGGTGGCGAGCGTGCCACCGAGCGCGACGGCACGTTCGCGCATCCCACGCAAGCCGTGGCCACTGCCGGGCATGGGGTTCACCGGGTGTTGCGGCGCCGGGTTGCGGACGGAGATCTCCACGGACCCGATTGAGCGCTCAATGACCACCCTGGCCGGTGAGCCGGCGGCGTGGCGCACGACGTTGCTCAACGATTCCTGAACGATTCGGTACGTCGCGATCGAGACGGAACGTTCCAGATCACTGAGGTCGGCGCTGACGAAATCGACCTTGGTGCCTGCCCGGCCGACGTGTTCGATCACTCGGGGGAGGTCCTCGACGCCGGGTTGAGGGGCTCGCTCGGCTTGAGCCTCGTCCCCGCGCAGTACGCCGAGGATTCGACGCAGCTCTGCCAACGACGACCTGCTCTGTTCGCTGATCTCCTGAAACTCTCGGCGGACCTCATCCGGCAGGTTCGGGATGCGGTACTCGGCGGAGGACGCCTGCACCGTGATCACCGACATGTGGTGCGCGACCACATCGTGCAACTCGCGGGCGACCTGTGCTTTCTCCTGCAGCATCTCGCGCTGTTCGCGCTCCTGCTCACTGATCTGCTTATGTTGCTTCGCGCGGGCCTCCGAGGCGCGCAGTTGTCGAATACCCAGACCGATCGCGCCGAGAACGAGGCTGACCCACGCTGCTACGAAGAACGCGCCAGTGAACCCGCCGGCGAGAACTTCCAGTGCGAGACTGACCAGGATCATCGCGCCGTAGGTGATCGCTGCATCGCGCAGCGGTACCGAGTAGCCCAGCAACAACGTGCAGGCGAACAGTGCGAGCATGGAGCATACGGTCCATGGCACCGGCAGCGCGTAGACCGCGGCGCCGTCGGAGAACAGCCCGTTCGGCAGCAACGCGAACGTGATCAGAACCGTTCCGAGCAGCACCACGCCGACGGCGGCCCGTGGGTTGTAGTGGGCGAGTACGACGCCGACCGATCCCGGCAGGGCCAGCAGCATCCCCCAAGCACCTAGCCCGTACGCGGCGCCGAGCACCGGTGCTTGGACGGCGTACAGCACGATTGCGACGGCGATCAGCGCGCCAAGTCGAATCTGCTGCGCAATCGGCTTGCGGGGTGCCGACGTACTGGTCGCCGCCGGTCGCGTGGCGGCCGCGGCTGAGCTATTTTCGTCTGCCGAGGTCAGTCGTTCGAAGAAACTACGCTGCCTGGACTTCGTGGATGTACTCATGGCCGCCTCCAACGGATCGCCGGATGAGCGTCGGGCCAACAGGTTGGTTTGCACGCCACTAACGCTAGTCGGCCGGCGCGGCCGCGACATCACTCTGAAGTAGTACTTTCCTGTTGCTCGTAGTGCCTCAGGGGGAGGTCCAAGACCCCGCTGCGGCGTGATGTCTGCGGTGCGACCGTGCCGCGAGATTTCAGGGCATGACCACAACGCCCGTCAGTTTTCGCCCACTCGCCGTCCCCGCCGCAGCAACGCCGACAATCAATTCTCGCGGCAGCGTGCTGCCGAGTTCGTTGGCCAGCATCGGTGCGCTGACGGCCATTGCGGCGATGGTCGCGATTCACGTCCTGATGGCGGGCTCGGTCGATCCGGTCTCGCAAACGCTGAGCATGTACGGTGTCGCGACCGCATCCAGCGGGCTGTTCGCAGTTGCCTGTACCGCCTTGGCGCTCGCCGTTGTCAGCCTGGCCAGTCACCTGCCCGTCATGGGTCGCATCAGCGCATACCTCGGCGCGGTGATGCTGGAACTGGTCGTCATCTTCCCCACGGACGCCGGTTCGGGTGCGCTCTCGCTCAGCGCTCAGATCCATCGATACGCCGCCGCGGCTGCGTTCGTACTGTTGGCTGTGGCGATCATGAGCTATCTGCCGCAGTGTTCGGCGCGCCTGCGGCACAGCATGCTGGTGATTCTGGTTGGTGTCGCGCTGGCGTTGCTATTGACTATCGCGGCGGCGTTGTGGCCGACGCTGTGGTCGATGGACGAGTGGCGCGGAATTCCGCAGCGTCTACTGATGTTCCTGGAGGCCTCAGCGATCGCGATGTTCGGCCTGCGGGTGTGGCGGGCGAGCGTTGGACGTGGGGTGCGTAACAGCGCTGAGGTTGTCGCTGGGTAGTTTGTCTCAATGACCGGACGCCCCGATAATCTTGCCGAAATACTCGATCTGGAGACCATCGATCGCGGCCTGTTTCGCACGACGCACCATTTCGAGGAGCAGTTTCCGCTGTACGGCGGGCAGGTAGCCGCGCAAGCGATCCTGGCCGCCGGCCGGACCGCGCCGCCCGAGCGCGTGCCGCACTCGATGCACTGCTATTTCCTGCGTGGCGGAGACCCGGCCAAGCCCGTTGTCTTCCACGTCGCCGCCGACTTCGACGGCGGCAGTTTTTCCTCGCGTCGGGTTATCGCGGTGCAGGACGGCGACGTCATCTTCAACTGCACCGTGAGTTTCCAGCGGCACAACGAGGGCCCGGATAATCAGATGGTGACCGCCGAGCCGATCGGTAATCCGGACGAGCTCGCCGACTGGGATCCGCGCCGGCTGCACTCGGTCGCGATGAAAGAGCCGAACCGCGACAACCCCAACAATTACTGGCCCAAAGACTGGTTGGCGAAGGTCGATATTGACCTGGGCGACGACCCGATGATGCACGCGGCCGGCTTGGTCTACCTCACCGACGCCGGCAGCGGACTAGCAGAAATCCGGTCCAAGGAGGTCGGGTTCCTGTCCACGATCGATCACACCGTGTGGCTGCACCGCATCCCGGACATGAACCAGTGGCACCTGTTCAACTACGGCCCGCGGCGCACCGGCGATGGTCGCGGACTCTATACGGGATCGGTCTTTGACATGGACGGTGCGGTCATCGCGACCGTGGCTCAGGAATCGTTGTTCCGCTACCAAAAGAAGGATCGCTCATGAAGGTAGGACTCGGCGCCGGGTATTGGTCCTCCGGGCCGCCGGCGGGAATCGAGGCAGAACTTCAGCGCGCCGAGGAACTCGGCCTGGACAGTTTTTGGACTGCGGAAGCGTACGGATCCGATGCGCTGACCCCGCTCGCGTGGTGGGGTGCGAGCACCAAAAACATCCGCCTGGGTACCTCGGTATGTCAGATGTCGGCGCGGACCCCGACCGCGTTGGCCATGGCCGCGCTGACCGTCGACCATCTCAGCGGCGGGCGAATGGTGGTGGGTATTGGCGCCTCAGGTCCGCAGGTCGTGGAGGGTTGGTACGGACAGCCGTTCCCGCGGCCGTTGGAGCGCACTCGCGAGTACGTCGACATCATGCGCGCCGTCTGGCGGCGCGAGGAGCCAGTCACGTACGCCGGCAAGCATTACCAACTGCCGTACGACGGTGGTGCCGGTCTCGGAAAGCCGTTGAAGTCGACGGTCCATCCGCTGCGCACCGACATTCCGATCTTCCTTGGCGCGGAGGGTCCGAAGAATGTCGCTTTGGCAGCGGAAATCGCCGACGGGTGGATTCCGCTGTGGTTCTCGCCCAAGTCGGATCAGTTCTACCGGGACGCGCTGGCCGAAGGATTCGCGCGCGAAGGTGCCCGGCACACGGTCGAATCGTTCGAGGTGGCGTCCGTGCTGTCAGTGGTCGAGGACGAGGACGTCGACGCTGCCGCGGCGCGGATCAAACCCGGGTTGGCGCTCTACGCCGGTGGTATGGGAGCGAAGAATGCAAACTTCCACAAGGACGTCTTCGTGCGGATGGGCTGGGGCGAGGTCGTCGCCGAGGTTCAGGACCTGTACCTGGCCGGACGCGCCCAGGACGCGGTGTCGGTCATTCCTACCGAGATGGTCGAGGATGTTGCGTTGATCGGCCCGGCAGAGAAGATTGTGGAGGACTACCAGCGTCGTTGGCGCGATTCGTGCCTGACAACGGTGATCCTGCATGGCGTACCGCAAGGAGAAGGCGGGGATCGCATCCTCGCCGCACTGCGGGATCAGGCATAAGCACCACCATGTGAGCGCGGCGAGAGCCGCTGACAGCTGAGGAGAAGCAGGTATGACAGCGACACCATCGTTCAGGCTGGATGGGAAAGTAGCCCTGATCACCGGCGGCAGTCGGGGACTGGGCCGCGAGATGGCGTTCTCGTTCGCCGAGCAGGGCGCGACCGTCGTGGTCGCGAGCCGCAAAGAAGAATCATGTGTTGCCGTCGCCGAGGAGATCACCAAGCAGACCGGCGCGAAGGCGTTGGGTCTGGGGTGCCACACGGGCGACTGGAACGCCGTTGGCGCAGCATTTGAGCGGGTAACCGCCGAGTTCGGTGGAACCGACATCCTGGTCAACAACGCCGGTATGTCCCCGCTGTACGACAAGCTGACCGACGTTGAGGAAAGCCTGTTCGCGAAGGTGATCGACGTCAATATGAAGGGTGCCTTCCGCCTTGCATCGCTGTGCGGTGAGCAGATGGCGGCCCGCAACGGTGGGAGCATCATCAACGTCTCCAGCACCGGCTCGGTCGCGCCCACACCAGGCATCGTTCCTTACGCCATGGCCAAGGCCGGACTCAACGCGATGACCCTCGGCATGGCTCGCGCGTTCGGCACGACCGTTCGCGTCAACGGCATCATGCCGGGGCCGTTCCTCACTGATATCTCGGATGCTTGGGATATGGCGGAGTTCAACGAACGCGCCGAGCGCACCATCGCGCTCAAGCGCGGCGGCGAGCCCAACGAGATTGTCGGCGCCGCGTTGTACCTGGCCAGCGACGCCTCGTCGTACACCACGGGCACGATCATCAAGGTCGACGGCGGGGCGGCGTACGGCGCCACCTGATCGACCCCTTCACGGCGCACATGGCCCCACCCGGTTGATGACCCGGGTGGGGCAATGTGTTGCTAGCGGGAACAAATCTGGTGCCCTCGAACGTTCATCTAATAAGGCGACGCAGTTTGCTGCGTCGTCATCGCTGTCGGTTTGTATGACAGCCAGTAACACCAGAAAGGAGGGTCACGCCATGAAGCAGAACATCACCATCGCAGAGATGAACCGGATGTGCAACGCGATCATGCAGCTCGGCTACCAGCCACAGCAGGCACGCATTGCGGCGACGACGATGAGTCGGCTGGTCAACCAGCAGGGCTTCATCATCGGCAGCCCAGAGCACTTGGATTGGGCCCGACGCGAGATCGGCAACGACTCGATCGTCACCGCTGCGGTTGACGCACTCGCTGCGTAACGTCCGCAACCGTCCGTAGGGCGACGCCTCCCGCCGGGAGTCGTCGCCTTTGGCATATCTGTCGGCCGATACAGTTCGGATGCGGCGCGGTACGGCTAGGTGAAGGGGACGGTAATGGGCAATTCGTTGGAGCAGTACATCACTGGCTGGAAGCCATCGGCACTCGTCGAGACGGACGTCCTCACCAGCGAGGTCAGCGGATGGTTGGCCGATCTGCTCGCCGCCGACCGGGTGGCGCCACCGGGAGTGCTGCCGCCTAGCTGGCACTGGGTCTACTTCACCGATTGGCCGCATTACGAAGGACTGGCCGCGGACGGTCACCCGCATGCCGGACATTTCCAGCCGCCGATCCCCGAACGCCGACGGATGTGGGCTGGTGGCTCGATCACCTCACATGGCGATCTCATCCTCGATGAGGAGGTAGAACGGACCGGCACCGTCCTGTCGGCCGTGCCCAAGAGTGGGCGCTCGGGCGAGATGGCCCTGATCAGCGTTCAGTACGAGTTCCGCCAGCGCGGCGAGTTGCGACTTACCGAAGTGCAGAATCACGTGTACCGCTCCGGCGCCGACGACGCACCGGCGCGTACCTGGCCGCCGCGACCGCAGACGCCGGTCGAGACGGACGCCGGATGGCGGCACGACATCGCGACCGATGAGATCCGGTTATTCCGAATGAGCGCCATCACCGGAAACTCGCACCGGATCCACTACGACCGCAGGTACGCCACCGAGGTCGAGGGTTATCCGGACCTGGTCGTGCACGGTCCACTGCTGGCGCAGCACCTGGCCACATTGGCGCTGCGGCACGACCCGTCACTGCGACTGGAACAGTTTGACTACCGTGTGCAGGCACCGGTATTCGTCGGGGACGCGGTCAGCGCGATCGGTCGACCGAACGGTGACAGCGCCGAGTTACAGGTAATTTCTGCCCCCGATCGGGTGCATGTGGCCGCTACGGCGACCTATCATCGCTCCTCATGACTGAACCGGTCACCGATCGCGTCTGGACGATCCCGAACATCCTGAGCATGTTGCGTCTGGCCGGGGTGCCACTGTTCCTCTGGTTGTTGTTGGGCCCGGAGGAAGACTTGTGGGCCGCGATCGTGCTGGGCCTGTCTGCGTTGACCGACTGGGCCGACGGCAAGATCGCTCGCAAGTTCGGCCAGACCAGCCACCTCGGGCAACTGTTGGATCCCGCGGCTGACCGCTTGTACATCCTCAGCACGCTGTTGGCGTTCGTGCTGCGCGGTTTCGTGCCGTGGTGGTTCGTCGCCCTGCTGGTAGTGCGCGATGTCAGCGTCGGGATCGCTCTGTTGATCCTGCGCCGACACGGCTACGAGGCGCTGCAGGTCAACTATCTGGGTAAGGCCGCCACGTTCTGTCTGCTATATGGATTCCCGCTGTTGCTGTTGGCCCGCGCGGCGTCCTCACTGGAGACCGTCACATTGCCGCTGGCCTACGCGTTTATCGTCTGGGGCGCGGTGCTCTATCTGGTTGCCGGCGCGCACTACATCAGGCAGATTGCGCAGATCGTGCGCGAGGACACGCCGGCGGTGCGATGACTGAACCGGACGCAGCCGACCGTTGGGGTCTGCGCACGCTGATGACGCGGACGTTGGACCCGGGGTACGCGCTCGCCGCTACCGGTCCACGAAGCTGGCGACGCAGCGGCGGCGTACTCACGCTTGTTGTCGTGCTGATCGCCGGCGTGCTGATGGGGATGACGGTGCGTCAGCACCAACGGCAAGGGACCGATCGGCAGGCGGCGAACGCCGCACTGATCGAACGTATCGAAGCGCGACAAGGCGAGGTCGGTCTGCTCAGCGCTGAGGCGATCGAGTTACGAGCCGAGGTCGCCGAACTACGACAGGCTGCGTTGGGGACGACCGAATCCGGTCAGCAGTTGCTGGACACGCTCACCAAGCATGAGATGGCAGCGGGGCAATTGGCTGTTACCGGGCCCGGGATCGAGATAGTCCTGGACGAACCACAACCTGTGCAGGGTAATGATCCCGTCGGGCACGGGCAGACGGTCGAGCAGGATGGGGTTATCAAGGACACCGATCTGCAGGCTGCGGTGAATGCGCTGTGGGCCTCAGGTGCCGAAGCGATCGCGATCAATGGCTCGCGCATCGGCCCGATCACCGCTATCCGTCAGGCCGGCGGCGCCGTGCTGATCGACTTCCAGCCCACGTCGACGCCGTACGTAATCGAGGTGATCGGTGATCCGGGGACCTTGCCGGGCGCATTCGCGACGACTAGCGCCGCGCGGCGTTTCAGCACCTACCGCACCGCTTTCGGCGCGCAGTATGAGGTGCATACTGCCGACGAGTTGAATCTGCCGGCGGCCGCTGATCCCATCACCGCGGGATCGTCCGGCACGCAGGGAGGAGGGAAATGATCGTCGCACTGGGCGCACTTATCATCGGCGTTGTGTTGGGTCTGTGGGTGGACCCGACGGTGCCGATCTGGATGCAGCCATACCTACCGATCGCCGTCGTCGCCGCGCTGGATGCGCTATTTGGTGGCGTACGTGCTCGCCTCGATGGCATCTTCGATGCAAAAGTCTTCGTGGTCTCGTTTCTGTCGAACGTGCTGATCGCGGCGTTGATCGTGTTCCTCGGGGATAAGTTGGGCGTGGGTGCGCAGTTGTCGACGGCGGTGGTCGTCGTACTCGGCATCCGGATTTTCGGCAATGCGGCCGCTATCCGTAGGCATGTGTTCAAGGCATGAACGAGACCGAGCCGCAGACCCCTGCAGAACCCGAACCGCCCACCCAACCAGAGTCCGCGGCCGACACCGACAACGATGTCGCCGTCGAGAAGTCCGACGAGGCGGATGGCCGTCGTGCGGAAGAATCGGACGTGGCGGACGGCGACGCTGCGGGCCAGCCGGATGAGGATCGTGCGGACGAGGCGGACGGTGACCCAGAGGACGAGCAGGGCGAGGCGCCAGTACGCCGGCGAACGAACTGGACCCGCGGGCGGCTGGCCATCGCCTTCGTCTGTTTGCTGTTGGGCCTCGGAGTGGCGGTGCAAGTTCAACTGACGTCGGACACCGAACGCGATTTGCGAGGCGCTCGACAGGAGGACCTGGTACGTATCCTGGATGACCTCGACAACCAGCACGCGCGCCTGGGAACAGAGGTAAATGATCTTGGCGATGCCGCCGACGATCTGGCCTCCGGAGGCGGCGCGGCGGAGGCCGCACAGCAGGAGGCACAACAGCGCCTCGATCAATTGGCGATTCTTAACGGGACCGTGGCCGCCAGCGGTCCGGGGATCTCGCTGGAGATCAGCGATATGCCCCCGGATCCGCCCGTAGAGATGATGATCACGGTGATCCAGGAACTGCGGGCGGCCGGTGCCGAAGCGATCCAGGTGGGATCGATCCGGGTCGCGATGACCTCAGCGGTGACTACCTCGGACGGCGCGATCCTGATCGACGGGCAACCATTGCAGTTCCCGATGGCGATACTCGCGATCGGCGATCCGGCGACCCTAGCCACCGCGATGGGCATCCCCGGTGGCGCGGTCGCGAGCGTGTCCTACGTCGGTGCGACAGCCACCGTCGAACAACTCGACAACGTGAAAATCACCGCGTTGCGGGACCTCGATGCACCTGACTACGCTGAGCCTGCCAAGCCGTCGAAGTAGTAACGACGACCGAGAAGAATGTGTCCCGAGGAGCTCGCATGATTCCTACCGACCTCAAGTACTCCGCCGAGCACGAATGGGTGCAGGTCGGCGGTGACCTCGAGGAGGGCGTGGTCCGAATCGGTATCACCGATCACGCACAGGACGCGCTCGGCGACATCGTGTTCGTGGAGTTGCCCGAGGTCGGCACCACGGTGAGCGAAGGCGAGGCGTGCGGCGAGGTCGAGTCAACGAAGAGCGTGTCGGAACTGTTTGCTCCGCTCAGCGGTGAAGTTGTCGCACGTAATGAAGAACTGGAATCGGCGCCGGAATCCATCAACAGCGACCCATACGCCGCTGGCTGGATGCTGCAGATTCGGATGTCCGATCCGAGTCAGTTGGACGCGCTGATGGATGCCGCCGCGTACGGCGAACTCATCGGCTCATAACGCTCGTCCGATCGCCTGGCCCACCCGAAGCCTCGGCCTCGCGTTGACCCTTGATTTGAGCGCCGCGTACCCTGGTAATCCAGGTCACGGCGCCTGAGCCGTGGCCATTCCGCTGTCTGAAAGGTGCCTGCATTGAAGTGCAAGAAGTGCAACGCCGAGCTGTCGCCGGGTGCTCGCTTCTGTGCCCAGTGCGGCGCACCCACGGGCGAGCCGGCAGCTGATTTTTCCTCGCTCCCGGCGAGTGAGACCACCCGTCAGTTCAGCCCGGTCGGCGCCGAGGCGCCGGCAGAGTCGATCGACGCGGACGGCGAGATCGGGGAGTCCCTGTCGATCGAGGGACTGCCGCCGGACACCGCGTTGCTCGTGGTGAAGCGTGGCCCGAACGCTGGCAGCCGATTCTTACTCGACCAGCAGGTCACCACCGCCGGTCGCCACCCCGATAGCGACATCTTCTTGGACGACGTCACCGTCTCGCGCCGACACGTGGAGTTCCGTCGTGAGGACACGACGTTCTCGGTACATGACGTGGGCAGCCTGAACGGCACCTATCTCAATCGCGAGCTCGTGGACAATGCCATGCTCGCCAGCGGTGACGAGGTCCAGATCGGTAAGTTCCGACTGGTGTTCCTGCTGGGGCATAGCCCAGCAGGCGAGGCCGCAGATCTCGATGGACACGGCCAGTGACGCAGCAACCTGCCAGGCGGCAGGACCCTGCCACGGGGGAATCGATCACGATCGGCGAGTTGCGGGCCGCGCTGCTGCCGGATTTCCCATCGATCACGATCTCCAAGATTCGTTACCTTGAGGAGATCGGGCTGATTCAGCCCGCGCGCACGAAATCGCAATACCGCAAGTTCTCGCACGCCGACCTTGCGCGCGTGCGGTACGTGCTGACCATGCAGCGCGATAAATATCTGCCGCTGAAGGTCATCAAGGAAAACTTGGACGCGATGGACCGCGGACTGGACGTGACGAGCGATCCGGCGAAGCCACGGGTCCCGTTGCTCGCGATGGCGCGGGACTCCGACGGACTGCCGAGTTCAGAAGAACTCGGCCGCGCGCCGTCGAACGTGCGGATCTCACGCGCCGAACTGTTGGAACAGTCCGGCCTGGACGAGCAGATGCTGGCCAGTCTGGAGCAGTACGGCGTGATCGTTGCCGAGCGCAACGGTCAGTTCGACACCGATGCGTTCGAGATCGCTACGGCTGTTGCTGGTTTGGCCGCATACGGATTCGAGGCGCGTCACTTGCGCTCGTTCCGGACCCAGGCCGATCGCGAGATCGGTCTGATCGCCCAGGTGGTTACACCGCTGATGCGCCAGCGCACTCCTGGATCCCACGGCAAGGCGGAAGAGACGATCCGTGATCTCGCTGCGTTGTCGGTACGCCTACATGCGACGCTGGTCCGTTCGGGCTTGCGGCGTCAGATCAACTCCTAGGAAGGTCGTGAGCAGATGCGCGAAATGAGTGTTGTCGGGGTTCGGGTTGAGTTGCCGGCGAATCAACCGATCGTGCTGCTCACCGAGGTCGAGGGCGAGAAGTTCCTGCCAATCTGGATCGGCAGTGCCGAGGCAAGCGCGATCGCGTACGAGCAGCAGGGCATCAAGCCGCCGCGACCGCTCACCCATGATCTCTTGGTGAATGTGATCGAGGCTTTGGGTTCGAAATTAGAGCGAGTCCGGATCACCGGGATGAAGGACGGCCTGTACTTCGCCGAATTGGATCTGCAGAACGCCGAGCCGGTCACTGTCCGCCCGTCCGATGGAATCGCGTTGGCGCTGCGCACCGGCGCACCGATTTTGGCCGACGACGACCTGGTCAGCGAGGCGGGGATCACGATCGACGAGGCCACTAACAGTGGCGACGGCGAGGGTTCCGAGGACGAGGTCGAGAAGTTCCGCGAGTTTCTGGACAACGTCACCCCGGAAGACTTCGCCGGCGGCTCCTGAACGTTGTGGATCCGCGGATCACGATTGCGTCACGCCTCGCGCGCCGTAACCCTTAAGTCGAGGGTGAGACTTCGATCCACCCGTACGGTGGCATTGACGACCCCGAAGTTAAGTGCGTACCGTGGAATTACCTCGGTGTGCTTTGGTGCCGCGGTGACGAGGTGCCCGTTTGGAGGAACACGTGAGCGATCGCCACATCCAGGAAGGTCTCTTTCCTGATGCGCGTGAGGTTGCAGAACACGAGGCCGACCTGTTCGGCTACCGCGGGCCGGTGGCGTGCAGCGCCGCCGGAATCACCTACCGGCAGCTTGATTACTGGGCGCGCACGAAGTTGGTCAGCCCGTCGATTCGCACCGCGAAGGGTTCCGGATCGCAGCGTCTGTACTCGTTCAAGGACATCCTGGTCCTCAAAGTTGTCAAGCGGCTTCTGGACGCAGGCATCTCACTGCATAACGTCCGCATCGCCGTCGAGCATCTACGCGATCGAGGTGTCGATGACCTCGCGAACATCACGTTGCTCTCGGATGGCACCACAGTCTACGAATGCACCTCGGCAGAGGAAGTCGTCGACCTGCTCGCCGGCGGGCAAGGCGTATTCGGCATCGCAGTATCTGGCGCGTTGAAGGAATTGACCGGGTCGCTGGTGCATCTACCGTCGGTGCGCGCTGATGTCGGCGATACCGCAACCCAAGCCGACGACGAGTTGGCTCGTCGCCGCCAGGCCAAGCGGGCCGCAACCGCGTAAGAGTTGCGTCGGAGTCAACAGCCGCAGGTGCGTCACATCACTTCGAAATCGGAATCCTTGCGGTAACCTTGAGCGCGCTGATCATCCGCGTAGGAGAGTTCGCCGGGCGTCGAGCCCGTGGCGAGCGCCGAAGGGGCAACACTCCCCGTAACCTCTCAGGCACCAGGACTACGACGGCCAGGCATCTCTGAAGAGCGTCCGCTCGACTGAGGGGGAGACGACACCTTTCGTCTGCCCTGGAGTGAACAACCTGTGAGCACCGATTACTTCGCGTTCGAACGCCGCCATATCGGCCCGGACGCCGCCTCTATCTCACGAATGTTGGACGTAATCGGCTCGGCGTCGATCGACGAGTTGGTGCAGGGCGCCGTACCCGCCGGGATCCGCATCGCCGACCGGCTGGATCTGCCCGAGGCAGCCACCGAGGCCGAGGCCATCGCCGAGCTACGCGCGTTGGCGTCCGCGAACTCGCTAAAGCGATCCATGATCGGCCTGGGGTACTACGACGCTCACGTACCGGCCGTGATCAAACGCAATGTGCTTGAATCGCCGGCCTGGTACACCGCGTACACGCCGTACCAGCCGGAGATTTCGCAGGGCCGCTTGGAGGCGTTGCTGAACTTCCAGACGCTCGTCAGCGACCTCACCGGGCTGTCGATCTCGGGCGCGTCATTGCTGGACGAGGCGACCGCCGCGGCCGAGGCGATGACGTTATGCCGCCGCGCGTGGAAGGGGAAGTCGGAGAATCCGACCTTCGTCGTGGACGTCGATACGTTCCCGCAGACTCGCGCCGTGATCCGCACCCGTGCGCAGGCCCTCGGGCTGCGCGTGGTGGAGCAGGACCTCTCCGCCGGGCTCGAACAAGCGCTGTTTCACGCCGGGGTCGACCTTGGAGACGTGTTCGGCGTGCTTGGCCAGTATCCGTCCTCCGGCGGCGAGATTCGTAACTGGCGCGAGGTCATCGACACCGCCCACGGCACTGGGGCGCTGGCCGTGCTGGCGACCGACCTGCTCGCGTTGACTGTGCTCACCTCGCCGGGCGAACTCGGCGCCGATGTCGCCGTCGGGTCCGCTCAGCGGTTTGGAGTCCCCATGGGGTACGGCGGTCCGCACGCCGGATTCATGGCGGTGCGTGACGGCTTGCAGCGCACCATGCCTGGGCGCTTGGTCGGCGTATCGGTCGACGCGGGCGGTGTTCCGGCGTACCGCCTCGCACTGCAAACCCGCGAGCAGCACATCCGCCGGGAGAAGGCCACATCCAACATCTGTACCGCGCAGGTAT is part of the Cumulibacter soli genome and harbors:
- a CDS encoding MaoC/PaaZ C-terminal domain-containing protein; protein product: MGNSLEQYITGWKPSALVETDVLTSEVSGWLADLLAADRVAPPGVLPPSWHWVYFTDWPHYEGLAADGHPHAGHFQPPIPERRRMWAGGSITSHGDLILDEEVERTGTVLSAVPKSGRSGEMALISVQYEFRQRGELRLTEVQNHVYRSGADDAPARTWPPRPQTPVETDAGWRHDIATDEIRLFRMSAITGNSHRIHYDRRYATEVEGYPDLVVHGPLLAQHLATLALRHDPSLRLEQFDYRVQAPVFVGDAVSAIGRPNGDSAELQVISAPDRVHVAATATYHRSS
- a CDS encoding CDP-alcohol phosphatidyltransferase family protein, with the translated sequence MTEPVTDRVWTIPNILSMLRLAGVPLFLWLLLGPEEDLWAAIVLGLSALTDWADGKIARKFGQTSHLGQLLDPAADRLYILSTLLAFVLRGFVPWWFVALLVVRDVSVGIALLILRRHGYEALQVNYLGKAATFCLLYGFPLLLLARAASSLETVTLPLAYAFIVWGAVLYLVAGAHYIRQIAQIVREDTPAVR
- a CDS encoding DUF881 domain-containing protein; this translates as MTEPDAADRWGLRTLMTRTLDPGYALAATGPRSWRRSGGVLTLVVVLIAGVLMGMTVRQHQRQGTDRQAANAALIERIEARQGEVGLLSAEAIELRAEVAELRQAALGTTESGQQLLDTLTKHEMAAGQLAVTGPGIEIVLDEPQPVQGNDPVGHGQTVEQDGVIKDTDLQAAVNALWASGAEAIAINGSRIGPITAIRQAGGAVLIDFQPTSTPYVIEVIGDPGTLPGAFATTSAARRFSTYRTAFGAQYEVHTADELNLPAAADPITAGSSGTQGGGK
- a CDS encoding small basic family protein, with the protein product MIVALGALIIGVVLGLWVDPTVPIWMQPYLPIAVVAALDALFGGVRARLDGIFDAKVFVVSFLSNVLIAALIVFLGDKLGVGAQLSTAVVVVLGIRIFGNAAAIRRHVFKA
- a CDS encoding DUF881 domain-containing protein, which produces MNETEPQTPAEPEPPTQPESAADTDNDVAVEKSDEADGRRAEESDVADGDAAGQPDEDRADEADGDPEDEQGEAPVRRRTNWTRGRLAIAFVCLLLGLGVAVQVQLTSDTERDLRGARQEDLVRILDDLDNQHARLGTEVNDLGDAADDLASGGGAAEAAQQEAQQRLDQLAILNGTVAASGPGISLEISDMPPDPPVEMMITVIQELRAAGAEAIQVGSIRVAMTSAVTTSDGAILIDGQPLQFPMAILAIGDPATLATAMGIPGGAVASVSYVGATATVEQLDNVKITALRDLDAPDYAEPAKPSK
- the gcvH gene encoding glycine cleavage system protein GcvH; protein product: MIPTDLKYSAEHEWVQVGGDLEEGVVRIGITDHAQDALGDIVFVELPEVGTTVSEGEACGEVESTKSVSELFAPLSGEVVARNEELESAPESINSDPYAAGWMLQIRMSDPSQLDALMDAAAYGELIGS
- a CDS encoding FHA domain-containing protein, whose amino-acid sequence is MPALKCKKCNAELSPGARFCAQCGAPTGEPAADFSSLPASETTRQFSPVGAEAPAESIDADGEIGESLSIEGLPPDTALLVVKRGPNAGSRFLLDQQVTTAGRHPDSDIFLDDVTVSRRHVEFRREDTTFSVHDVGSLNGTYLNRELVDNAMLASGDEVQIGKFRLVFLLGHSPAGEAADLDGHGQ
- a CDS encoding MerR family transcriptional regulator, whose protein sequence is MTQQPARRQDPATGESITIGELRAALLPDFPSITISKIRYLEEIGLIQPARTKSQYRKFSHADLARVRYVLTMQRDKYLPLKVIKENLDAMDRGLDVTSDPAKPRVPLLAMARDSDGLPSSEELGRAPSNVRISRAELLEQSGLDEQMLASLEQYGVIVAERNGQFDTDAFEIATAVAGLAAYGFEARHLRSFRTQADREIGLIAQVVTPLMRQRTPGSHGKAEETIRDLAALSVRLHATLVRSGLRRQINS